The Sulfolobus islandicus Y.N.15.51 sequence CCTCAATCATGCGGAATTCCATACCTTTACACCTTTTCTATAAAACACAGTATAGAAATTCATCATCGAAAAGGAGTATATTGCGTCCTCAATTGGAATTGTGAATATTCTAACCCCAAGAATTGAATGAGGACCATAAACAACCACCGGCAACGACGTCAGGAAATAGTCAAAGACCAAAAAAGGAATATATGTTAATCCAAGGAATATCCAATAGTTCCTGGATCTGAACATTTCAGGATCGAGGAACTCAACAAGCAGAATTGAGGATGATAAATAAATCAATACTATGAAGGTATATGAGTACTCCGTCAAAAATACATCTATTGCGAGAAGAAACAAAGCTATTAATATCATCAATTCTCTTGTAATCC is a genomic window containing:
- a CDS encoding lycopene cyclase domain-containing protein, translating into MEFNIFPPHLAYVEIDSMIFFPTLLISILFKVRRYYKSLAFSIGIVAPLYVIWDFLATLKDSWSFNPKWILGIRIVDLPIEEVFFFIVTPFATLLIYDFVRTKVSDREVNWITRELMILIALFLLAIDVFLTEYSYTFIVLIYLSSSILLVEFLDPEMFRSRNYWIFLGLTYIPFLVFDYFLTSLPVVVYGPHSILGVRIFTIPIEDAIYSFSMMNFYTVFYRKGVKVWNSA